The following is a genomic window from Kineosporiaceae bacterium.
GAACGGCGCCGAGCGGTGAGGGCGCCGCTACGCAACAGGGCCAGTCGCTCCTCCAGCAGAACCTCGAGTTCGGCCGTGGTACGCCGCTCCATCAACATGTCCCAGTGCGTGCGCGGCGGCTTGCCGGGCTTGGCATCGGGGGTCTCGGCGTTCTCCCGCAGGGCGAGGGTGCCGCAGCGGCACTCCCACAGGGCGGGGATGTCGGCCTCGACGGACATCGGCACGATCACGGTGTGCCCATTCGGGCAGATGTACGTGATCTCTTGGCGGGCCGCGGGCTGAACCCCGGCCTCGCTCTCCAGACTCTGGGCACCCAGGCGGGTGCCTCGCATACTCCGGTCGCTCATTGCAGCCGTCCTTCGCGCGCCTCGACGGTGGTCACCAGATGGAACGCCGCGTGCGCGTCGAGTGTTCCGGCTTCGCCGGACCTTCTCGAGAAGAGCCTCAGACCACCGCAGGAACCGTGTTTCCGGCATCGGTGATACCTCGGCGGATATCCACCCGTGAGAGCAGCACGCCGCCCACGATGAAGAAGAGAACCAGGGCCAGGATTGCGTAGCGATAGGAGTGTGTGATCTGGAACACCAGGCCGAACAGCAGGGTGCCGAACCAGCTCGTGCCGCGTTCGGCGGCCTGATACAGGCTGAAGTACTCGGCCTCACGTCCCCGCGGGATCAACTGGCTGAACAGGGAACGTGACAGGGCCTGGCTGCCGCCCAGCACGATGCCGATGAACACGCCCAGGCCCAGGAAGGCGACGAAGGCACGGTCCGGGACGAGATAGCCGAGGGAGACCACCACGCACCACAGCCCCAGGCTCGCCAGGATCGACCGCCAGGCCCCGAAGCGAGCCGCCAGCTGCCCGAACAGCAGCGCACCGCCCATGGCGACGAACTGCACCACGAGGATGACGATGATCAACTGGTCGGAGCTCAGGTGCAGCTGTTCCTGGCCGAAGATGCTGGACGCCGAGATCACCGTCTGGATGCCGTCGTTGTAGAGCAGGTAGGCCAGGAGGAACAGCAGCGTCTGCGGGTAACCGCGTAGGTGGGTGAAGGTCTCACGCAGCTGGCCGAACGACTGGCGGGCCAGACTCTGGCCGGCCGAGCCCCGTCCCGCCGCCGTGGCCGACCGCTCGCCGGCGACGATCGGCAGGCTGCGCAGCCCCAGGTAGGGCACCAGGGTGAACAGCGCCCACCACAGACCCGCGGTGAACAGGCTGAGCCGTACAGCGGTGCCGGTCGACATGCCCAGGGCATCGTGCGCGGTCACCACCCCGAGGTTGACGGCCAGCAGCAGCCCACCCCCGGCGTAGCCGAGCGCCCACCCCCGGCTGGACACCCGGTCGCGCTCGTCCGGGGTGGCGATGTCGATCAGGATCGCGTCATAGGCGACCAGGGACGAGCCCAGGCACAACGCCGCGATCATCTGCAGCACGACGCCGAGCCCCCAGTTGGTGCCCGCGACGAATCCCAGGCACGCCGCGGCCAGCGCACCGACCCAGGCGAAGCCCGACATCAGGGCCACCTTGCGCCCGGTGCGGTCGACCAGGGCACCCACCACCGGCAACACGAAGGCCGACAACAGGGTCGCCGCCGTGATCGTGTACAGGGCCAGGGAGCCCGGGTTGACCGGCAAACCGAGCACCGACAGGTTGGTCTCGCAGACCAGGTCGGTGTCCTGCCCGGGGCAGGCGGCCTGCTTGGCGACGCTGGTCAGGTACGGCCCGAACAACACGGTGGCCGTCGTGGTCACGTAGGCGGAGTTGGCCCAGTCGTAGAAGTACCAGGCTCGCTGCCGCCGTTGCCGCGTGGCAACGTCCGGTGCCTGTTCAGAGCCGCTGACCATTGGTCTTCCCTTCGGGCCAAGTTCGTCCGGACATCATGGCCGACCGGGCGGCTGTCAGTGACTCACCCGGCAAACTCCCAGTGCCACGGCTCGGGCAGGGTGCCGGTGCGCTCCGCCCACCCCGGGTGGAACCACCCGAAAGCGGGCGCATTCAGAACCATCCATCGATGCTGCGGGCTGTCGAAGTCCTGGATACCGCCGCACAGGTCAACCGCCGTACCCCAGCCATGGTTGCTGGTACCCGGCGTGGCCGCCAAGGAGGGCTTCTCCGCCTTGACCCGTACCTGCTCGGCGTAGGAGCGATACGAGTCGGTGACGCACAGCGGCGTGCCGAACGCCCGGCCGTACTCGGCGGCCACCTGGTCGAAGGCGTAGGCCGCGTCCGCGCGCAGGTAGTGCCCCGGCGCGCTCCACAACGGGCAGAGCGCCTCCCGCGGGATCTCGCCGTTGGCGTAGAGCTGCATGTCCCCACCCGCGCAGGTCCCGACGGCGCCGGTGATCCGGTTGTCACGGCGCTGGGGTCCCGACCCTGATGCAGCGGCGGCCGCGAGTGCCCGGGCCTGGGCCAGCAGCCGAGCCTGTCGCTCGGCTTCGGCCACGGCAGTGCGGGTGTCCTGCAGCTGTGCCCGGAGTCGATCGAGAGCCGCCCGCTGCCGGCGCACTGCGGCGTCCCGGGCCTGCTTGGCGTCCTGAGCGGCCACGACGGCGCGCTGGCTCGCGACCGCCGCGTCGTCGGCGGCCTGGGCGGCCTGCCGTCGGTCGGCGATCGCGGCAGCCACGGCCGTCAGCGCACGGTTGTTCTCCTGCCCGAGCAGCGTGACGAAGCGCTGCCGATGGGCCAGGTTGTCGGTCTCCTCGCCGAGCAATGTCGCCAGGGTGGGGTTGGCGCCGAGCGCGTTACCCCCGTGATAGGTCTGTCGCGCCCATCGCCCGAGATCGGCGCGCCGCTCGGCGAGCTGAGCCTCGGCGTCCACCACGGCCTGCCGCCGACGTTCCTGCTCGGCCTGGGCCACCTGCTGATGCTGGACGGCGAGGCTGAAGGCCTCCAGGGCCACGGACGCCGCCCGCGCCTGGTTCATCAGGTCGGCCTCGGCCGCCGAGACCTGCCGGGTCTGTTCGGTCAGGGACCGGCGCAGCGTCGAGGGATCCGGGGTGGTGTCGGCTCGGGCGAGACCGGCCGTCGTCCCGACCAGAGGCAGCACGAGAGCGGCGATCACCGCGAGACGGTGCACCCGCCGCACAGAGAGCCACAAAGAGAGCGGACGGCGCGGGGCATCCTCGACCCATTCGCCGTCCACGCCTGCTGTTACGGCAGATCGGCCCGGCGACTGGAGCCGCCGTTCGGGTGGCTCAGAGCCACTCCACCTCACCGGTGGTGAGCGAGTAGATCGCGCCCACGACCTTCAGCTCGCGCTTGGCGACGAATTCGCCGAGCAGCGCGTCGGCTTTCAGGGCCTCGACCACGCGTTCGACGTTGATCCCGATGGCGGCCTCCACCATCTCCTCGCCCTCGGCGCCGACCTCCTCGGCCTCGACCACGGCCGGCTTGATGGCCGTCACCAGGTCGTCGATCGCCGTCCCGGAGGGCTTGGCCTTGGTCTCGACCGCCTCGATGGTGGCCTTCACGGCACCGCAGGCTGTGTGGCCCAGCACGACGATCAGCGGGGTCTTCAGGTGCTCGGCCCCGTACTGCAGCGATCCCAGCACGGCCTTGTCGACCACCTGCCCGGCCGACCGGACGACGAACAGGTCGCCCAGACCCTGGTCGAACAACACCTCGGGCGGCACCCGGGAGTCGGCACAGGACAGGATGGCGGCGAACGGGTGCTGACCGGTGGCGACGATGGTGCGCCGGGCCGCGGTCTGGTCGGGGTGTTCGGGGGTGCCGGCGACGAACCGGTGGTTGCCCTCTTCGAGCAACTCGCGGGCCTGCTTGGTGCTCGGCGCATCGGCGTCGTTGCGGTCGGCCACGACGTGGGTCTTCGTGGTGAACGTGACCCCACCGGCTCCGCCGAGGGCACCCACCAGCGCGCCGCCGGCCAGGAAGATCGCCTCGCGCCGGTTCGGCAGGTAGGCCTGCACCGCACCGAACCTGCCCTCCGGAGCTTTCGCCGAGTCCTCGGACTCGTCCGTGGCAGCCTCCTCGGCGTCCGTCGACGCGGTCATCTGCCCCACCCTTCGCTCGCGGTCTCTCGACAGGGTCGGCAGGTCACGCCACCGGCTGTAGCAGCTGCCCGAGGGTGTGGCCGCGCCCTTCGCGGCTCTGAGTGTCACAGCGGCTGCGCACAGTAGCTTCCATCTGGCCCTCGGCTCGCACCGAGCTACCTGAGCTCAGGCGCCGCTGGAGGTGGCCCGGGGGCGGACGCCGATGGCGATCAGGTAGCCGAGGATCCAGAACTCGCCGATGCTCGCCGGCACGGTCAGCAGGTCGGCGACGAGCCCGGCGGCCGGCAGCAGGTAGGCGACGAAGGTACTCAGCACGTAGCCGCATCCGCCGACCATGAGCACCCACCCCAGGGGCTTCGGCAGCCAGCCTGAGCGGACCACGAGCTGGCCCATCGGGATCAGCCACAGGCCGAAGAACAACGACGCGACGCCCCACAGGTGTCCGCTCACCACGTACAGCAGCTGGACCGTCGAGGCAGCGTCACCGGCGCCGGCCAGTGAGGAGTCGACGGCGACGTCCCGCGCGGCGGCGAGCAGCGCGGCACTGCCCAGGATCGCGACGGCGTTGACCATTCCGAAGACGGCGATCAGACCGGCCGTGAATGCGTCGACGCTGCGGAACAGACGGTAGAACCACAGCGCCGCGAAGGTCTGGGTCAGCACCAGAGCCAGCTCCAGGGCGATGCCCACCCGGGCCAGCACGTCATGGTCCAGCACGTGGGACAGCGTCTGGCCGGGGTTGCCGTCGACGAACATGACCTGCCCGCGGATGACGATGAAACCCGCCAGACCGGTGATCGCCACCCCCAGGTAGAGCAGCCCGGTGATGCGGGCTGTGCGCTTCAGGTCCGGCGGGGCCTGCTTGGTGGCGGTGACGGCTGCGGGCGTTGTCAGAGTCATCTCGAGCTCCCTCGATCTTACGATGTAAGGCTACCTTACGCGGTAAGGTGGCGAGTGTGAAGGAGAACCTTCGATCGAGCGTCCAGGCGCAGCGTGAGCCGCTGAGCCGCGATCGGGTGCTGGTGACGGGGATGCGGCTTGCCGATGCCGAAGGGCTCGCGGCGGTGACCATGCGCCGGGTCGCCTCCGAGCTCGGGGTCGAGGCGATGTCGCTCTACTACCACCTGCCTGGCAAGGACTCACTCCTCGACGGCCTGGTCGAGGCGATCCTCGCCGAGATCGGGACCGCGATCGGCGCCACCACGAACGACGGCCAGGAGTGGGATGCCGCGTTGCGCCGCCGCTGCCTCACGGCCCGCGAGGTGATGCTGCGTCATCGCTGGGCCCCAGCCCTCATCGGCTCGCGCACGGCGATTCCCGTGCCGTTGTACGCCTACTACGAAGAGATCCTGACCACCCTGGTCGGGGGAGGGTTCAGCTACCACCTCGCCCATCGGGCGATCCACGCACTCGGCAGCATGGTCCTGGGCTTCACCCAGGAGCTGTTCAGCCCCGCCGCGGGCGGCGAGGCACCGAGCGACGAGGACACCGAGGCCGCGATGGCGGAGATGGCCGCTGCGCTACCGCACCTGACGGCCATGGTCACCGCCGAACTTCACGACCACCAGGACGACCCGTTGGGCTGGTGCGACAGTCAGGCCGAGTTCGAGTTCACCCTGGACCTGTTGCTCGAGGGTCTGGCCCGACGCACCTGAGCGTTTCTCGACCGCCCGGTCGGGGCGTGGAGGAGGTTCCGCTGTGGGACGCCTCTCGGTCAGGAGCCCTCATCTGCGGGCGGGTGGTCACCCATCCACCCCGTTCGTCGGGGTCAACTCGACGACGATGTCGAGGTGGCCCGCGTGGCGGGCATACTCGGCCAGAACGTGCAGCAGGATCCACTCGAGGGTCGGCGTGGGTGCTGTGGCGAAACGGCCCCCGAGAGCGGCCGGCGTGTTCGGACCGTGGCGGCGGATGACCGACCGGGTGCGGGCCGCCACGGCATCCCACTGCTGCGCCAGCTGCGCCGCGGTCACGTCGTCCGGAACCTGCCACCGGGCTCCCGGCAGGGTCTGGTCGGTCTCGGTCACCCAGGGCTCGGCGACGTTCCAGTCGCCGTACGGCTGTTCGACCGGCTCGCCCAGGAATCCCCAGACGAACCAGCGCTGCTCCATGTGCAGCACGTGCGACAGGAGCTGCAGGGGAGTCCACCCGGAGTCGAGCCGTGATCGACGCTGCTCCTCGTCCGGCAGCGACAGCACCGCCGTGACGATCTCGCTGCGCAGCCAGTCCAGGTAAGCGACCCAGCGGTCGGCGCCGATGACGTCGTCCGGGCGCGGTTCGGTGCCCGCGGTGAGGTGTGCCTCGGTCATGATGACCACTCTGCCGGGGTTCGAGCCGGCGAGCACGCTCGCCGTCGCGATCGCGGGCGCTTACGGTGATCCGATGACCGCCGTCCACCTGGTGACTCCTGACGACGACGCTCTCGCCGAGGCGGGGCAGCTACTGGATGCCTTCAATCGTGAGTACGACGAACCCACCCCGGGTGCGGCGCGGCTCGCCGAGCGGCTGGCCGAACTGATCGCGGACGGCGACACCGTCGTGCTGCTCGCCGACGGCCAGGCAGGCATCGCCGTCGTCCGGCTGCGCAAGTCGATCTGGAGCGATCAGCTCGAGGCCTACCTGGCCGAGCTGTACGTCGTGCCCTCCCGTCGGGGTGCCGGCGTGGGTCGCGCGCTCATGGCCGCCTGCCTGCACCACGCGCGCGAGCGAGGCGCCGACTACATCGACCTGGTGACCAGCGAGGACGACGTCGCCGCCCGATATCTCTACGCCAAGAGCGGTTTCCGCCGCACCGAGGGCGATGACGGGCCGTTGATGGTCTGTTTCGAACGGGACCTGTGATGGCGTCACGCGTCGCCCACTGGGACAAGCAGGCGCCCAGCTACGACCGCCGCACCTCAGCGCTCGAGCGCAGGATCATGGCGGCCAGCCGAGGCTGGGTGGGACGTCGCGCCCGGGGCGCCACGCTGGAGATCGCGGTCGGGACCGGCGCCAACTTCAGCTACTACCCATCGGAGGTGACGCTCACCGGGGTTGATTTCAGCCCCGCGATGCTGCAGCTGGCCGGACGACGTGCCGCCGACCTCGACCGTGCGGTGCCCTTGCACCAGGCGGACGCCGCCGCGTTGCCGTTCGCCGACGCCTCCTTCGACAGCGTGGTGTGCACGTTCGCGATGTGCTGCGTGCCAGACGAGAAGGCGGCTCTGTTCGAGGCGATTCGGGTGTTGCGACCCGGGGGAGACCTGCTCCTGGCGGACCATGTCGTGGCCAGCTCGGTCCCGATTCGCGTCGTGCAGCAGCTGGTGGAGTTGGTGACCGTGCCCCTTCACGGCGAACACTTCACGCGGCGTCCGTTGACGGTGTTGCGGGGTTTCGAGGTCCAGATCCTGGACGCCGAGCGCCTCACGATGGGCGCCATCGAGCGAGTGCAGGCGCGCAAACCCGCGTGATGACAGGGGGATTGCCGGATGCGTGATGAGTGGGTGTACGTCGTCACCGACATCGAGACCGATGGCCATGCGCCGGGTCCCAACTCGATGCTGTCGTTCGCCTCGGTGGCGGTGAGGGCCGACGGCACCGAGTGCGGCACCTTCGAGGCGGTGCTGGAGTCGTTGCCGGGCGCGGCTCCTGAGCCGGCGACCCTCGCCTGGTGGCAGACCCAGCCGGTCGAGGCATGGGCCGCCGCCACCACGAACCCTCGGCCGGTGCCCGAGGTGATGGCGGACTTCGTCTCCTGGGTTCAGGGCCTCCCTCGACCGCGAATGTTCGCGGCGTCCCCGATCGCCTTCGACGGTCCGTGGATCGACTACTACCTGCGACGGTTTACCCGCTACGGGCTCGTGCAGGACACGTCCGGCGATCACTTGTTCGACGGCGCCGGGCTGTGTCTGCGCAGTTACGCCGCCGCCGTCCTGGGGTACCCGGTCGCCGAGCTGAACCCGTCGGTGTTGCCGCCACAGTGGCTGGGCAACGTGGAGCACACCCACCGCGCCATCGACGATGCACGCGGTTACGCCCATCTGTTGGGCGAGCTGTTCCGCCGAACCGGTGCGGCGACCCGCTCATGATCACATCGAGGGGTCACAGAAACACCGTTTCTCTCGCGCAAACGGTGCGATGGTGACTCCTCGATGTGATCATCGCCGACGCAGCCGAACCCACCTGCGCGCCTCGCGGGCGAGGGGGTGTGATGGGGTGTGACCATCGAGCTCGGGCAACCAGATACCGGCGAGTTGGGCGGGATCATCGCCGCCCTGGGGGAGTGGCAGGACGACGCGGGGCCGGTCCAGCTTCACCCGGGGGATCTGGGCTGGTTGTGGCGATTCGGCGCGGCGGCGACTGCTGCGGCGACCCGGACCTGGCGCCGGAACGGACGGCTCGTGGCCGTGGGGGAGCTCGATGGGCACGGGTTGGTGCGCCTGGCGATCGCACCCGACGCTCGGCACGATGCAGCGCTCTCGCAGCAGCTGGCCGCCGATCTGTCGGACCCGGGTCGGGGTGTTCTGCCCGAAGGCGTGGCCAGCGTCGAACTGCCTCCCGGAGCGCCGGTGCGCGAGGTGCTCTCGGCGCATGGTTGGGTGCTGGACGAGTCGTGGGCTCTGTTGCGGCGCAACCTCATCGGCCCGGTCGGTGATCCCGGTGTCCGGATCGAAGTGGTCGGCCCAGAGCGGGTCCACGAGCGCACGGGCGTGCAACGCGCGGCGTTCCCGGGGTCGGTCTTCACCGACGAGCGCTGGCAGGCCATGGCGATCGGGCCGGCGTACGCCGATGCGCAGTGCCTGCTCGCCTACGACGACCTCGGTGTCGCGGTCGCGGCGGTGACCGTGTGGTCCGCCGGACCCGGACGACCTGGACTGCTCGAACCGATGGGCGTGCACCGTGACCACCGCCACCAAGGCTACGGCCGTGCGGTCACTGTCGCGGCAGCAGCCGCACTTCAGGCGATGGGGTCGTCCAGTGCGATCGTCTGCACGTCGTCGTCCAACGAGGCCGGCATCGCGACCTACCGGGCCGCCGGATTCCAGCCGCTCACCGAACGGCGGGATCTTCGCCGCGACGCCGGGTGATGGGGGAGTTCGAGAGTCCCAGCTGGGACGTCGAGATCTCACCCTTCGAGACGCCCCCGGGCTGGGTCAGCCGGGCGATTCGACGAGCACCGCGGCGGCCATCGCGCGCCGGTCGGCACAGCGCTTCGGCATCGTGTTCCAGTAGTAGGGGGTGACCAGCCATTTCTCGGGGTAGCCGAACCCCGGTACACCGGCCGCGACGCCGTCCGCGATCATCGGCAGCCAGCGGGTTGGCGTGGCAGCCGGACGAGCAGGTCGTCACCCAGACGAAACAGGACATTCGACGATCCCGACGCCGTCAACGGCTCGAATCGCAAGGACGCCTGCTCCGGCAGCGATCGGGCCACCAGTCTGCGCACGAGCGAGATGTCCACAGGCAGCTCGTCATCATGCAGGGTGATCATGGCGTCGATCCTGATGCGCCGAACATCCGTCACGCGACTCGATATTCACCGTCAACCGAGAGCCGTCGCGCTCCCGAATCGGATCAGAACCGAACCCCGCTCTGCACACGAACCCTAACGCCGATAATGCACATTATGTCAATTCACTCGACTCCGGCTCTGGATCGTGACCCTCCCCACGGTCGGCGTCTGCGTCAGTGTCGGCTTCGCGCATGTCCACCTCCGCCGAACGCTGCCCACAGCCTCGCTCGTCCGAGCTCACGACACCACAGAGACCGTGCCCGCATAGGTCCCGCGACAGGCAAGCCCCACACAGTCGCCGTCCAGCATCTGGAAGATGATCTCGCCGGTGTTGTTGCGGGCCTTGTAGTGTCCGACGCCATCGACGTCGCCGGCCTGCGCGGTGAACGGACTCCCGTCGGAGATGTCCAGGTCGAGGCTCGTGGCCTTCGAGCCGGCACCGACGTCCAGCTGAGCGCGCACGTTGGTGGCCGCCAGGTAGAGCGCACCCTGGGCACACCGCCGTCCCACCGCGGGCACGCCGGAGCAGTGAACCTGGTCGTGCTCCCCCGCCGACAGCGTGTAGAACGCCACGCCCGGGTGCCGGGCCGGCATGGCGGCGAGACTGTGGCGGCCGCTGAGCGCCGTCCAGCCGTTCGCCGAGGGGAAGAACCCGAACACGTAGGGATCGAGCAGATTCTGGGAGCCGCACGTCGTCGCCAGCGGATTGGCGAAGCCCACGGCCAGACAGGACGACAGGCCCCGGACGCCGCCGGCGATGTTGACGAACCGCCGCACGTCCGACCACCCGGCGTCCTGGTGCCCCTTCTCATCGCTCCAGGTCAGGGCCGCCATGGCCATGGACACCCCGAGCGAGTGCGAGACGATGTCGACCTGCGCCGCACCCGTCGTCCGCTGCACGTCGGCGACGAAGTCGAGGATCATGCGGTACTTGGCGGGTGAGTGGTAGTTGAGCTGAGGCATGCGCTGTTCGGTTGCCTCGAGGAAGGTCACCCCGAACAGCTCGCACGGCTGGTAGCCACGACTGAGCAGTTCGTCGTAGACCGATCGGCTCGGAGCCGGGCGACCGGCGACCGTGCCCACGATGTCGGAGTCCCAGCTCACGGCATGGTCGGCGTTGCCGTGCACGAAGATGACCGGCGTGTGCCGCCGCTGGCAGCTGCCGCCCCCGAACCCGCCGGAGAAGTCACCGGCGTCGGGAAAGCTCGGGTCGAACTGCACGTCCGTGGCCGAACACGAGGGGAACTCGAAGCGTCCGCAGTCCAGCCTGCGCCCTGGCGACGCCGACGGGGTGGCCGCACCGGACGCCGCACCCGGCGGTTCCCCGCCGCCTCCTCCCCCGATCAGCCGCATCAGGCCGAGGACCACCACCACGGCAAGGGTGACGGCACCTCCGAGCACTCGGCGCCACAGGCGTCGGCTGGGATGTCGTCCCTCGGAGTCGGTCATATCCGGCACCTAACCAGCCACAGCGCCCCCGGACCACGAGATGTGATCAGCCTCGCAACGGCCAAACCCGCTGCTAGCGTGCGCGCGTGATCCGTGAAGCGACACCGGACGACTTCGAGGCGATCCGATGCCTCTACCGCCAACTGCACCCGAGCGACCCCATCGTCGAGGACGATTCCGACCGTCTGGTGTTCCACGAGATCCTCCGGACGCCGGGACTCCACCTCGTGGTCCTCGAGCTCGACGGCGCCGTAGTGGCGACCACCTACGTGAACATCATTCCCAACCTCACCCGATCCGCCTCCCCCTATGCGGTGATCGAGAACGTGGTCGTCGACGAGCGGCTGCGAGGCAGCGGACTCGGCAGGCAGATCATGGCGTCGAGCCTGCAAACCGCTTGGGACGCAGGCTGTTACAAGGCCATGTTGCTCACGGGTTCTCGCACGCCCTCGACCCACGCCTTCTATCGGTCATGCGGTTTCAGCGCAGATGCGAAGACCGCTTACCTCGCTCGACCACCCCACGAGACCTACTGAGCCGCGCCGCCTTCGGCATCGTGAACCACCAGCGCGAGCTGAACCCGGTTGTCCAGACCCAGTTTCGCCAACAGGCGCGAGACGTGAGCCTTGACGGTCGGCACACTCATGCCGAGCTCGCCGCCGATCTGGGCATTCGAGAGCCCGCGCGCGACGGCCGATGCCACGTCTCGCTCCCGATCGGTCGCGCGGTCGAGCAGGTCGGCGGCCGCCGTGCGGCGGTCGTACGTCACCGGGTCGGCCACCTGGTCGATCAGGCGCCGAACCACCGCCGGGCTGAGGATCGGCTCCCCCGCGGCCACCCGGCGGACGGCGTCGATCAGGTCGCCGGGTGGGGCGTCCTTGAGCAGATAGCCCCGGGCACCGGCCCGCAGCGCCCGCACGACCTGTGCATCCGCATGAAACGTGGTCAGCATGACGACGTGGGGCGCCGAGGGGCGAGCGCACAGGCGCTCGGCGGCTGCGAGCCCGTCGACCCGGGGCATCCGCACGTCGAGCAGGACGACGTCCGGGCGGTGGGCCTGCACCAGCTCGAGCACCTCGGCACCGTCGGCGCCCTCGGCGACGACCTCCACATCGGGTGCGCTGGCGAACAACAGCCGCAGGCCGCTGCGCACCAGCGGGTCGTCGTCCACGATCGCCAGTCGAATCGGACGGGGCGCCGCGGCGCCGCGGGTCAGGCCAACCATGGCAGGCGCGCCTCCAGGCAGAACCGTCCGGCTGCCAGTCCGTGTGACAGCCGACCGCCGGCCAGTTCGACGCGTTCACTCAACCCCACGAGACCGAGTCCGCCGTCCGGCGCCACGACGGTCACGGCGCGGCTGGATGCCGGGTTGCTCACCTGGATCAGCAACTCCTGCCCCGGCGCGCCGTCGACCACGAGCTCGACGGCGCTGCCCGGTGCGTGTTTGCGCACGTTCGTCAAGGCCTCCTGAACCACGCGGTACGCGACGCGACCCGTTGCGGACGGTGGCGGTGCGCCGGCCGAGGCAAGCCGGTTGTCGAACTGGACGTCGCTGCCGCAGGAGCGGGCGTCGGCCACCAGCCGGGCCACCTCGTCGAGTCCCGGCTGCGGTGGTTCGGGTTCGTGCCGTGCATCGTGGCGCAGGACACCGATGACGGCTCGCAGCTCCTCCAATGCCTCGTGAGCCCCGCGGCGGATGACCGCTGCCGCAGCCTGGACGTCCTGCGGCAGCGTCGGGTGCACCTCGAGCGCACCCGCATGCAGGCTGATCATGGACAACCGATGTCCGAGCACGTCGTGCATCTCGCGGGCGATGCGGTCCCGCTCGGCGCGCCGTGCCTGACTGACGCGCATCCGCTGTTCGGACTCCGCGCGCACGGCGCGATCGCTGAGATGTCTGATCAGCGCCTGCCGTTCACGGGCATACAACCCCCACCCGAGAGCCGCGCCGGCCAGGACCCCTCGCACCACGAGGTCCGTCCACAGCGGGTATTGCGGATCCGGTTGCAGC
Proteins encoded in this region:
- a CDS encoding GNAT family N-acetyltransferase, whose amino-acid sequence is MELGQPDTGELGGIIAALGEWQDDAGPVQLHPGDLGWLWRFGAAATAAATRTWRRNGRLVAVGELDGHGLVRLAIAPDARHDAALSQQLAADLSDPGRGVLPEGVASVELPPGAPVREVLSAHGWVLDESWALLRRNLIGPVGDPGVRIEVVGPERVHERTGVQRAAFPGSVFTDERWQAMAIGPAYADAQCLLAYDDLGVAVAAVTVWSAGPGRPGLLEPMGVHRDHRHQGYGRAVTVAAAAALQAMGSSSAIVCTSSSNEAGIATYRAAGFQPLTERRDLRRDAG
- a CDS encoding lipase produces the protein MTDSEGRHPSRRLWRRVLGGAVTLAVVVVLGLMRLIGGGGGGEPPGAASGAATPSASPGRRLDCGRFEFPSCSATDVQFDPSFPDAGDFSGGFGGGSCQRRHTPVIFVHGNADHAVSWDSDIVGTVAGRPAPSRSVYDELLSRGYQPCELFGVTFLEATEQRMPQLNYHSPAKYRMILDFVADVQRTTGAAQVDIVSHSLGVSMAMAALTWSDEKGHQDAGWSDVRRFVNIAGGVRGLSSCLAVGFANPLATTCGSQNLLDPYVFGFFPSANGWTALSGRHSLAAMPARHPGVAFYTLSAGEHDQVHCSGVPAVGRRCAQGALYLAATNVRAQLDVGAGSKATSLDLDISDGSPFTAQAGDVDGVGHYKARNNTGEIIFQMLDGDCVGLACRGTYAGTVSVVS
- a CDS encoding GNAT family N-acetyltransferase, producing MIREATPDDFEAIRCLYRQLHPSDPIVEDDSDRLVFHEILRTPGLHLVVLELDGAVVATTYVNIIPNLTRSASPYAVIENVVVDERLRGSGLGRQIMASSLQTAWDAGCYKAMLLTGSRTPSTHAFYRSCGFSADAKTAYLARPPHETY
- a CDS encoding response regulator transcription factor; translation: MVGLTRGAAAPRPIRLAIVDDDPLVRSGLRLLFASAPDVEVVAEGADGAEVLELVQAHRPDVVLLDVRMPRVDGLAAAERLCARPSAPHVVMLTTFHADAQVVRALRAGARGYLLKDAPPGDLIDAVRRVAAGEPILSPAVVRRLIDQVADPVTYDRRTAAADLLDRATDRERDVASAVARGLSNAQIGGELGMSVPTVKAHVSRLLAKLGLDNRVQLALVVHDAEGGAAQ
- a CDS encoding sensor histidine kinase, with translation MSSPGPRRTADALRDVAMVVGALLAGAVLVAVGDATGPVPGLVPWQLDVAIGVPACLALLLRRRWPLGLAVLIVPLSAVSIMASGAVWGAVFGVALRRRVTLAAGFAAGYVATAPLYLTLQPDPQYPLWTDLVVRGVLAGAALGWGLYARERQALIRHLSDRAVRAESEQRMRVSQARRAERDRIAREMHDVLGHRLSMISLHAGALEVHPTLPQDVQAAAAVIRRGAHEALEELRAVIGVLRHDARHEPEPPQPGLDEVARLVADARSCGSDVQFDNRLASAGAPPPSATGRVAYRVVQEALTNVRKHAPGSAVELVVDGAPGQELLIQVSNPASSRAVTVVAPDGGLGLVGLSERVELAGGRLSHGLAAGRFCLEARLPWLA